In Camelina sativa cultivar DH55 chromosome 17, Cs, whole genome shotgun sequence, the genomic stretch CGGGAGAGAGTGCTGATAAGAATGAGGTCAACGAAGTCCTGGATGGAGACACTCATTCTTCTAAGAAGAGTTCtaagaaggttaagaagagagacaagccgaagatagagagagtaataCCAGATCTTCACATAACCTTGGTACCCCAGAAATATGTTAGTGACACCATTGAGTACAAGGTGAAGTGTAAAGGAATATCTCGGCCTTTCTCTAAAGTTAAAGCCATCCTGATGCAGCGCATCTTCCCGGTGTTCATCACGTTAGAGActcttgttctttgcttttcgtTTGACTTTTTGTATGGGCTTAATGTATAAATGGGCTTTGAATATTAGTTGCCGGTTTACGTTCTttaggttagggttttgtttaggtttCTTATTTAAGGAGACGTGAGACTGTTTTGTAAAGGTTTAATaattgattattgaataaacGTTGTTTTAAGAGAGCTTTGCCTAAAGCCtagagaggaggactctcaaccctaagagcttgtgttcaagccctgcaaggaggacttgcaaaacCCTGTCGAAATCATTCCCGATCTCGGCCATATCCTTATTGCTTTTTCGTCAAGTTACGACGTTCTAAGTAAGATCCGTTCCTGAATCCGAATTCTCCTAGAGATCTAGAATTCACATCCGTTAATTAAGCTTCCGCTCtctatcagttggtatcagattcATCATGTTCCTGGTGAAACTTACGATGGATTTTAAGTTTGATATTAGCAAGCCGGAAAAAGCCCTATTAAATCTTGGAATAAACTTAAGCAGACGCTATGTGCATACTTCTTACCTCGTCATTATGATACTTTGGTGCATAGTCGTTTGCAAAAGTTAAAACGACAATGGCGTTTTTTGGTGGATCACAAAGAAAATTTGCACATTCAAGAGAATTATATGGTATCTAAACCCATATATAGTATCTACGGTGATGGTACTTTTTCTCCGCCTAAGGTTTATGATGCAGATCTAAAATTGGATGTCAAATATAAAGAAGACGGTGATGTTGTCAATGGCGTAAGCGTAGAAAACGACACTGATTTTTTCCGTGTGAACGTTGACGACGAAGACGGTGCTGTTCTCGACAAGGTGCAAGACGGAGTTGACGACGGTCATATTCAAAATGGATTCGATGAGGCTCAGGTTCTCGACAGCGTTGACGAAGTCGCTGAAGCGGTGGAACAGATGATCTTTGTTGCTTTTAATGGTGATGAGTTAACTACTACGAAATCCCACGCCAATGATGCTCCAATAGTTGATGTTGAAGATGATAGAGTTGGTGATCTGTATGATGAGATTCAAGATGAAGACAGCTTTGTTGTGCCAAAATTTGACGCTTTGGTAGAAAACGTTGAAACTATAAATTTTGTCTTTGATGTTTGTGATGGTTGTGAGGAAGACGTCAATCACAGCGTGGAGTACACAAGACTTTCACCCAACAAACATGAAAAGCCAATCTTTGATAGTAATGGTGACAATTTTTCCACTATGGAACATGTTGATGCAGATCTTGATGATAGTCTTGACAACGGAGGAAACAAATTGTTGgttatagaagaagaagttccGAGAGTTGATGATCTGCATTTTGATGTCAAAGATAAcattgaaaagaagaaagaaggtaTGTATTGGGGTAAgggaaacaaattttatgttgttgATCTTGCACACAGCCATCAGCAAGTCAACAAGGAACCTCCAGATCGTGGACGGaggactattttgttttgtcacgGTGAGTTCAACCTCCACAAAAAGATCTTTGTGGATTCCAGATTTAACCTCAATTTTGAGGAAGCTACAAGTTGTGTTACTGCAAACACGAATTCTTATGGAGTTCTTTCTCAATGGGTAATAAAAAGAGCTGATTATTATTCGAGCTACAAGCCGTCTCAAGAGAAGGAGGTCTCAAACACTGTGCTGAGTTGGAACGTGACTCAACTTCGACGGCTTAACTTGTTACCGAGCTCCCTTCTCAAAGAATCTTTGACAAGACTGAGTATTGAGTGTTCTTCCGTCTCTCTACCTACCTCCGACAAAAACGAGCTATGTTTGTTCCTCATCGACAAAACCAAGTTTTGTTTGTTCCTTCCTTGCTTGAGTAGTCTTTTCCAATCAATCTCCAACAAGAGCAAGCTCTGTTTTGTTCTCAACGTGTGCAGTTCAAAGATGGCGTTAATTACTTTGGTTTTTAGaggaaaaagcaaaataaaactGATATAGGATTGTGGTGAAGGGGTTTAGCCACACGTGAGGGACTGCGACATGAAGATAGCACGTGAGGCTACAAAAAGAGGTGAGCATTGCGGATTGGGATTGACTCGTCAACGTCACAGAAGAATAAGTCGGTTGAAACTCTATTACTTAACCGACGTTAAACAATCTATAAAGAGCACATGTTTAGCTCTGCTTTTCATTATGCAAAAGtctaattgttgttttcttatcaatggtatcagagcattctCTTTCCTCGGAATCAATGGCAGAAGAGGGTGTGGCTCTTGTAACGGCGGAATCGTTGGGGTTACGAGCTAAGAAGATTTGTCGGAGAATCTCATGGGAAGAGTTTAACGAGAGATGGTTCAAAGGCCTTTGTATGTTTTGCGATGAATTGGAAACTCCAGATCACCATCTTCGTCACAAGAATTCAGGTATTATCATTGTAGATTGCGATGAAGATCAAGCGCTCGATGATAAAGAACTGGTTGAAATTGAAGTTGCTAAAGAAGTGATTGAAAGTGAGAATCGAGAAGTGAAAAACGAAGCAAGCACAAAAGTGATTTCAGCAAGTGTTACTGAAGAATCGATTCCACCATTTCAGATGGTGACAGAGGAGGAATCAATTGAGGAATCTACTTGTGTGCAGCATACGACCTTGGTTTCACAACATCAGGTTCCAGTTTCATCCTTGGAACCTAGCCTTACTTTATATAAACCAACTTTGTATGTTAGTGAGGATTGCCAATATGTGATTGGGACACATCAAGTTCAGCCAACTACTAATCATGGAGATGTCAAGGTTAATGCCTGCCAAGTGTTTGATTCAATGCCACTAAGAACAAAACTGTTGCAAAATTTGAGGAAAAAACTGCTTTCAAAGACTTGGTGGTTCAAGTTCAAAAAACTTTATGCACGAAGATGTCCAGCAAGTCACATTGACTTTTCAACATAAGAGTGATACTCAAACAAGATATGACAAGGAAGAACATGATGAGATGTTCAAAGTGGCGAGGGCTATAAGCGTGAGATGTTGTTTGCTTGGTAAAATGCTTGGGATAACACATAGTGGTCCAGGACGTGAAGAACAAACTGTTTTTGAGAAGATTATGATGGCGAATGAGTGGCTAAACCAAACTGGATTTGTTCTTCAACGAGTAATGAGAAGCGAAAAAGTAAGTTTTATAAGAGGTGGTGGTTCAAGTATAAAGCTGTGGAAGATGGATTGTTGAAGGATTTAAGCAATGATGGGACTGCAGAAGAACCACTCTTATGGTTGCAGAACAACTCCAAGATGATGCACGCCTATAAGCACTTGTTTGGTAGCCTTGTGTCTGATATGGGAAAATGTGATGAGAAGTTTGTTATGATGAGTTTATTCTCTCTGTTGAATGGAATGGAATATTCATTTTGTGATAACGTATTGCTCCAACAACTGGATTGGGGAGATGGTGCAGAGGATTTGACTCAAGAAGTGTATGTTATTGAATGTTTTATCATGAGGAGACATTTACACTTGAGTTTTAATTGTCAAGAACAAGCATCTCTTAGAAGAAAGAACCATGGTCTTCTCTCTTGCTTGGGTCCTTGTTACATGTCtaagacatttttttgttggattgtCGTTGCTTGCGATTCAAGTAAGCTGTTCACCAGTGGAAAGTTCAGCTTCGTCATAGATCGTGTCTCTCCAACAGCTCAATTCGTGTTAGAAAAAGAGACCACATATGCAGTTGATGTTGTTGTCTTCCTATGGAAGTTACTTACCCTCGACGTGGGTAGGAGCTCGTCATATCATACTCCGAAGAAGATCTTAGTGCGACTGTTTTTGCATATGGTGCGTTGTTTGTCTAGTTATATGTCTCTGACCACAACCTCATTTTTCGACAGTTTCAAGTAATTTATGGTCTAGTTCTGTGTGGTCCGTTGGGTTTGTTTACTT encodes the following:
- the LOC104757211 gene encoding uncharacterized protein LOC104757211, with protein sequence MMHAYKHLFGSLVSDMGKCDEKFVMMSLFSLLNGMEYSFCDNVLLQQLDWGDGAEDLTQEVYVIECFIMRRHLHLSFNCQEQASLRRKNHGLLSCLGPCYMSKTFFCWIVVACDSSKLFTSGKFSFVIDRVSPTAQFVLEKETTYAVDVVVFLWKLLTLDVGRSSSYHTPKKILVRLFLHMVFICILNWFWRGQLQGTKHQMSPGF